The nucleotide sequence GCTCGGGCGTGATTGTGGACAGCAAGGGCTTCATCGTCACCAACAACCATGTGGTGGAGGACGCCGACTCCATCACCGTCAAGCTCCGGGACGGCCGCGAGTTCGAGGCGACCGTGGTGGGCGCCGACCCGGGCGGCGCCGAGGGCGGCGCCGACCTGGCGGTGATCCGGATCCACGACACGAAGCCCCTGCCGTTCGCCCGGATCGGGGACGTGGACAAACTCCAGATCGGCGAGTGGGTGGTGGCCATCGGCAGTCCGTTCGGGTTGGAGCAGACTGTCACCTCCGGCATTGTCAGCGCCAAGGGGCGGGCGTTCCCCAGCCAGTCGCTGTTCAGCAACTACATCCAGACCGATGCCGCCATCAATCCCGGCAACAGCGGCGGCCCGCTGGTCAACCTGCGCGGCGAGGTGGTGGGCATCAACACCTTCATCGAGACGCGCACCGGCGGCAACCTGGGCATCGGTTTCGCCGTGCCGTCCGACGTGATCGTGGGTGTCTACAACCAGATCGTGGAGCACGGCAAGGTCCGGCGCGGCTACCTGGGCATCAGCATGAACACCCTGCCCATGACCGACGCCATGAAGGCGCACTTCAAGCTCAAGGGGAAGAGCGGCGTGCTGGTCACCGACCTGAGCGGCGACGACTCCCCCGCCAAGGCCGCCGGCATTCAGCCCGAGG is from Acidobacteriota bacterium and encodes:
- a CDS encoding PDZ domain-containing protein, encoding AVVNISTKTKLKLSKMHQEMGPFGDDFWRRFFGDEMPRDYVQRNLGSGVIVDSKGFIVTNNHVVEDADSITVKLRDGREFEATVVGADPGGAEGGADLAVIRIHDTKPLPFARIGDVDKLQIGEWVVAIGSPFGLEQTVTSGIVSAKGRAFPSQSLFSNYIQTDAAINPGNSGGPLVNLRGEVVGINTFIETRTGGNLGIGFAVPSDVIVGVYNQIVEHGKVRRGYLGISMNTLPMTDAMKAHFKLKGKSGVLVTDLSGDDSPAKAAGIQPEDVIVAVNGKPVGDPDALRGVVANLAPGTKVPVTLVRDGREITKELTLKERPGQLSARSGRPMDIDAADETPKPEIGLTVEDIPPRLAEQLDFKADAGGILVTEVKPGSLADDAGLIKNDLIMTLDGAKVETARAFVERIRSLKAGESVVIKFHRFIERTKLTYYTSLTKP